One Actinosynnema pretiosum DNA segment encodes these proteins:
- a CDS encoding DUF309 domain-containing protein, with amino-acid sequence MEASDRDRDPDGRARNARPRDGLGRPLPYGAVGVERQPEGVVRAPDESLREAQRLLDEGKPFHAHEVLEDAWKSAPEAERELWRGLAQLAVGLTHALRGNGRGARSLVERGARSIEPYRDAPPHGVDVAGLVDWAERGAYLGAGPDTPETGGRESTVLAAPERTGAETGVDRAVVGGAGVLRLRG; translated from the coding sequence GTGGAAGCAAGTGACCGCGACCGCGATCCCGACGGCCGGGCGCGCAACGCCCGGCCCCGTGACGGCCTCGGACGTCCGCTGCCCTACGGGGCAGTCGGGGTCGAGCGGCAGCCCGAGGGAGTCGTGAGAGCACCGGACGAGTCGCTGCGGGAAGCGCAGCGGCTGCTGGACGAGGGCAAGCCGTTCCACGCCCACGAGGTGCTGGAGGACGCTTGGAAGTCGGCTCCCGAGGCCGAGCGGGAGCTGTGGCGCGGGCTGGCGCAGCTGGCGGTGGGGTTGACGCACGCGTTGCGCGGCAACGGCCGGGGCGCGCGGTCGCTGGTGGAGCGCGGGGCGCGCAGCATCGAGCCGTACCGCGACGCTCCCCCGCACGGGGTGGACGTCGCCGGGCTGGTGGACTGGGCGGAGCGCGGGGCCTACCTGGGCGCCGGTCCCGACACCCCGGAGACCGGTGGTCGAGAGAGTACGGTTCTGGCCGCCCCCGAGCGGACCGGTGCGGAAACAGGGGTGGACCGGGCTGTCGTCGGCGGCGCGGGTGTGCTGAGGTTGCGCGGATGA
- a CDS encoding GNAT family N-acetyltransferase gives MTVRIRPYEPRDWDALGDICVRTSDVGRDGTHLYPDPDLVSSVYAWPYAALEPELVFVADNGERAVGYVLGTSDTALFAKRFRNEWLPEVAARFPAPSGPPISQADAVADLLHAPERMVPLDLDDYPAHLHIDLLPDHQRGGHGRALMTRFLDALRDRGVTGVHLGVSTANASALAFYERLGFHELTSAGVGGLSVFLGKRIAPNARLAAGAAG, from the coding sequence ATGACCGTGCGCATTCGACCTTACGAACCCCGCGACTGGGACGCCCTCGGCGACATCTGCGTGCGCACCTCCGACGTGGGGCGCGACGGCACGCACCTCTACCCGGACCCGGACCTGGTGTCCTCGGTCTACGCATGGCCGTACGCGGCGCTGGAGCCCGAGCTGGTGTTCGTCGCCGACAACGGCGAGCGGGCCGTGGGCTACGTGCTCGGCACCTCGGACACCGCGCTGTTCGCCAAGCGCTTCCGGAACGAGTGGCTGCCCGAGGTGGCGGCCCGGTTCCCCGCGCCGTCCGGTCCGCCGATCAGCCAGGCGGACGCGGTGGCCGACCTGCTGCACGCGCCGGAGCGCATGGTGCCGCTGGACCTGGACGACTACCCCGCGCACCTGCACATCGACCTGCTCCCGGACCACCAGCGCGGCGGGCACGGGCGGGCGCTGATGACGCGGTTCCTGGACGCGCTGCGGGACCGCGGCGTGACGGGCGTGCACCTCGGGGTGTCGACCGCGAACGCCTCGGCGCTCGCGTTCTACGAGCGGTTGGGGTTCCACGAGCTGACGTCGGCGGGCGTGGGCGGGCTGTCGGTGTTCCTGGGGAAGCGAATTGCTCCGAACGCCCGCTTGGCCGCGGGGGCGGCCGGGTAA